In Felis catus isolate Fca126 chromosome A3, F.catus_Fca126_mat1.0, whole genome shotgun sequence, a single genomic region encodes these proteins:
- the POU3F3 gene encoding POU domain, class 3, transcription factor 3 — MATAASNPYLPGNSLLAAGSIVHSDAAGAGGGGGGGGGGGGGGAGGGGGGMQPGSAAVTSGAYRGDPSSVKMVQSDFMQGAMAASNGGHMLSHAHQWVTALPHAAAAAAAAAAAAVEASSPWSGSAVGMAGSPQQPPQPPPPPPPQGPDVKGGSGRDDLHAGTALHHRGPPHLGPPPPPPHQGHPGGWGAAAAAAAAAAAAAAAAHLPSMAGGQQPPPQSLLYSQPGGFTVNGMLSAPPGPGGGGGGAGGGAQSLVHPGLVRGDTPELAEHHHHHHHHGHPHPPHPHHAQGPPHHGGGGAGPGLNSHDPHSDEDTPTSDDLEQFAKQFKQRRIKLGFTQADVGLALGTLYGNVFSQTTICRFEALQLSFKNMCKLKPLLNKWLEEADSSTGSPTSIDKIAAQGRKRKKRTSIEVSVKGALESHFLKCPKPSAQEITNLADSLQLEKEVVRVWFCNRRQKEKRMTPPGIQQQTPDDVYSQVGTVSADTPPPHHGLQTSVQ; from the coding sequence ATGGCCACGGCGGCTTCTAACCCCTACCTGCCGGGGAACAGCCTGCTGGCGGCCGGCTCCATTGTACACTCGGACGCGGCGGGagccggcggcggcgggggcggcggcggcgggggcggcggcggcggcgcgggcggcggcgggggcggcatGCAGCCCGGCAGCGCCGCCGTGACCTCAGGCGCCTACCGAGGGGACCCGTCCTCCGTCAAGATGGTCCAGAGCGACTTCATGCAGGGGGCCATGGCCGCCAGCAACGGCGGCCATATGCTAAGCCACGCGCATCAGTGGGTCACGGCCCTACcccacgccgccgccgccgccgccgccgctgccgccgccgccgtggAGGCCAGCTCGCCGTGGTCCGGCAGCGCCGTGGGCATGGCCGGCAGCCCCCAGCaaccgccgcagccgccgccgccgccgccgccgcagggCCCCGACGTGAAGGGCGGCTCCGGTCGCGACGACCTGCACGCGGGCACCGCGCTGCACCACCGCGGGCCGCCGCACCTCgggcccccgccgccgcccccgcacCAGGGCCacccggggggctggggggccgccgccgccgcagccgccgccgccgccgccgccgcagccgccgcacACCTCCCGTCCATGGCCGGGGGCCAGCAGCCGCCGCCGCAGAGTCTGCTCTACTCGCAGCCCGGGGGCTTCACGGTGAACGGCATGCTGAGCGCGCCCCCgggcccgggcggcggcggcggcggcgcgggcggcggcgccCAGAGCCTGGTGCACCCGGGGCTGGTGCGCGGGGACACGCCCGAGCTGGCcgagcaccaccaccaccaccaccaccacgggcACCCGCACCCGCCGCACCCGCACCACGCGCAGGGGCCTCCGCAccacggcggcggcggcgcggggcccGGGCTCAACAGTCACGACCCGCACTCGGACGAGGACACACCGACGTCGGACGACCTGGAGCAGTTCGCCAAGCAGTTCAAGCAGCGGCGCATTAAACTCGGCTTCACGcaggccgacgtggggctggcTCTGGGCACGCTGTACGGCAACGTGTTCTCGCAAACCACCATCTGCCGCTTCGAGGCCCTGCAGCTGAGCTTCAAGAACATGTGCAAGCTCAAGCCGCTGCTGAACAAGTGGCTGGAGGAGGCGGACTCGAGCACCGGCAGCCCCACGAGCATCGACAAGATCGCGGCGCAGGGCCGCAAGCGCAAGAAGCGGACCTCCATAGAGGTGAGCGTCAAGGGCGCGCTCGAGAGCCACTTCCTCAAGTGCCCCAAGCCCTCCGCGCAGGAGATCACCAACCTGGCCGACAGCCTGCAGCTGGAGAAGGAGGTGGTGCGGGTCTGGTTCTGCAACCGGCGCCAGAAGGAGAAGCGCATGACGCCGCCCGGGATCCAACAGCAGACGCCCGACGACGTCTACTCGCAGGTGGGCACCGTGAGCGCCGACACGCCGCCGCCGCACCACGGACTGCAGACGAGCGTGCAGTGA